Within Ovis aries strain OAR_USU_Benz2616 breed Rambouillet chromosome 11, ARS-UI_Ramb_v3.0, whole genome shotgun sequence, the genomic segment TCTTAAtcggagcatgtgggatctagttcctgggaTTGAGACCAGGCCCCCTAcattaggagctcagagtcttcactggaccaccaggaagtccgaGATTTGGCACTTCTAAATTCATTtgtctggggcttctctggtgactcagtggtaaacaatccacctgctaacgcaggagacactAGTTCAATCCCTATCCAGGAAGACCTCGCAtactcagagcagctaagcctgtgcacacaACTATTGAGGCTGTGGTCTAAAGCACAGGAGCTGGAACTACTCAGCCCACGTACTGGAACtattgaagcctgtgtgccctagagcccatgttttacaacaagagaaaccaccacactGAGAAATgcactccacaactagagaaaacacccatgcagcaaggaagacgcatcacaaccaaaactaaaaaaaaataaaatcatattttaaaactcactCATCTGGGTACCATTTcagtcagtccagttgctcagtcatgtctggactgcggcacaccaggcctccctgtccatcaccaactctcagagcttgttcagactcatgtccatcaactcagtgatgccatccaatcatctcatcctctgttgtccccttctcctcctgccttcaatctttcccagcatcagggtcttttccaaggagtcagttctttgcatcaggtggccaaagtattggagcttcagcatcagtccttccaatgaatattcaggactgattttctttaggattgactggcttgatctccttgcagtccaaggcactctcaagagtcttctccaacagcccagttcaaaagcatcaattcttcggagcttagttttctttatggtccactcacatccatacatgactattggaaaaaacataacgTCGTTTAGGGTGGGTGATAAGTGCTATAGCCAGTATAATCCTCACAAAAACTTAACTGGTATGAAGGCTTTTATGCTAGCATCATGAGAagcattttgtgtgtgtcttcCAAATTTAATTCTCGCTACTTGTAAGGCAGGacaatattatccccatttttgtAGTTGAGGAAACCTTACTGCAGATAGGGTTAAATATTTTGTTCCCATTTACTTGTTggaagagctgggatttgaactcaagtTGCCCAAATCCAAATCCTATTATCTTTATACTGTTATGTTACCTCATTACATCAGGCTGCTTTGGAATCTTttgttcctctctctcctttatcCACCCCATCACTTCACCGTCACTCTGGTGACGTCAAGGTATTTTCCACATACCTGCCAGAAATTTCAGCTGCCAAATGACTGGACTGTAGGGAGATGGACAGCCATTGTTGTGCCAAGTGCTTCATGAAACTTAAAGACGTGTAGAGACAGAGACAAACATGCCAGCCATCACACTTCTACTAGTCACTGGTAACATCTGCAGTATAACTGAGGACAGAGGTCTCTGCTTGGCTTGGAGTGAGGCAGacaggatgaaggaggagagagagaactgTCAGCTCAGGTCTAAGGCTAGGCAAGATCAAAATGAAAGGGAGCCATGGATATGTATCCAGTGAAAGTGCAGGGTCCATGGTATGATCTGCAAGGTGTTAAAGATTCCCAAAGTGCtctgccttcattcattcactactGACTACACACCAACTGCTTGGGCCAGGCTAGGTGCTCAGGACTTACCTCTCTCTGCCTTCAAGGAACAAGATTTAGCAAAGGAGACACCAAACCGATTGGAGATTTTAGTACCTTGTTAAATTGCTGGGATCTATCCCGTTTTTTATTTAGTagctctggggtggggcctcagaagttgcatttctaacaagttcccacaCTTGTTACAGTTACACTGATCCTGCTGGTCTAGGGACCACACTCTGACAACCACTGTCCCAAACCAACTGAAATATGTTCTACAATAAATTAAGTGTGGACTGGATTGCTGAGGGAGCATAGAGAAGGAAGAGATGAATTCTGTCTGGGAGAATTCTACAGTGGCCTTGAAGGATGGATTGGATAGGATTTTGCCTGGCTACAGAGGAGGCGAAGAATAAAGAAACATGAAACAGCCTGAGTGAAGACCCTGGGCTCAGAAGAGGTTGGATCTTTGAGTAGTTGAGCTGGCTGGAACCTGGGGGGATGTGAAGGGTGGTGTGGAGGAGACAGGAACTTATACTGCAAGGAAGACAGGAAGGGAGAGTTCAAACTTTGGTTTGAGCCAACAAAGGATTTCAGGCAGATGAAGAGGCAGTACTGAAGTAGTGTgtttaggactttcctggtggtacgaTGAATAACAcactgcctgccaattcaggggacacagattcaatccctggtccaggaagattccacatgccacagagcaactaacgaagcctgtgtgccacaactactgagcctgagctctagggcccaggagccacaactactgaagcccacacacccagaacgtgtgctccacaagagaagccaccatcatgtgaagcccatgcaccacaactaaagagtagcccccactctccacaactagagaaagcccacacagcaatgaagacccagtgcagccaaaaataaacaattattttttttaagagttggGTTTAGAGAAGTTTCTCAAAATAAGACCTGTAGCTCATGACTCCACTCCAGACCCGAATTGGAGTCTCTTCAGTTGGCGAtgcatatttaataaatatcccAAGCAATTTTGATCCACCCAAAGTTTTGAGGACGGACTGGAGAAGACAACTGAAGCTGGATCAGTTAGGGCGCTGGTgggaaaaaattgacttaaaaggTGAAATTCACAGGATTTAGTTACTAATTTGATTTGGAGAGtttagcatgtgagaagagttcAAGGCAATGATAAGATTTCAgggttttgtttctattttccaagagagaaacagcaaaagagacagaagcAAATAAGGGAGCTGAAAGAAGACCATGGAGGTGGAAATGGACAGGTTGTGTGGTGCAGCGGCAAAAGCACAGGCTTGGAAATGGGGGTGCCATGCTCTGTGGCACCAATTTTGTGACTTTGCTGCTCTAAAACTGTCCTCTAATCTTTGAGAGGCCCAACTAGATAAGCTCTGAGGTCCTTTCCAACTCTAAAACATCATATTCTgagttaaaacattttaatttaatataaaaatgtaagttcagttcagttcagtcgctcagtcgtgtccaactcttcgcgaccccatgaatcacagcacaccaggcctccctgtccatcaccatctcccggagttcactcagactcacgtccatcgagtcagtgatgccatccagccatctcatcctcggtcgtccccttctcctgcccccaatccctcccagcatcagagtcttttccaatgagtcaactcttcccatgaggtggccaaagtactgaagtttcagctttagcatcattccttccaaagaaatcccagggttgatctccttcagaatggactggttggatctccttgcagtccaagggactctcaagagtcttctccaacactacagttcaaaagcatcaattctttggcgctcagccttcttcacagtccaactctcacatccatacatgaccacaggaaaaaccatagccttgactagatggaccttagtcggcaaagtaatgtctctgcttttgaatatgctatctaggttggtcataacttttcttccaaggagtaagcgtcttttaatttcatggctgcagtcaccatctgcagtgattttggagcccccaaaaataaagtctgacactgtttccactatttccccatctatttcccatgaagtgatgggaccagatgccatgatcttcgttttctgaaggttgagctttaagccaactttttcactctcctctttcactttgatcaagaggcttttcagttcctcttcactttctgccataagagtgctatcatctgcatatctgagtttatcgatatttctcccggcaatcttgattccagcttgtgttacttccagcccagcgtttctcatgatgtactctgcatagaagtcaaataagcagggtgacaatatacagccttgacgtactccttttcctatttggaaccagtctgttgttccatgtccagttctaactgttgcttcgtgaaaattagagataccaagggaacatttcatgcaaagatgggctcgataaaggacagaaatagtatggacctaacagaagcagaagatattaagaagaggtggcaagaatacacggaagaactgtacaaaaaagatcttcacgacccagataatcatgatgatgtgatcactaatctagagccagacatcttggaaagtgaagtcaagtgggccttagaaagcatcactacgaacaaagctagtggaggtgatggaattccagttgagctgtttcaaatcctgaaagatgatgctgtgaaagtgctgcactcagtatgccagcaaatttggaaaactcagcagtggccacaggactggaaaaggtccattttcattccaatcccaaagaaaggcaatgccaaagaatgctcaaactaccgcacaactgcactcatctcacatgctagtaaagtaatgctcaaaattctccaagccaggcttcagcaaaacgtgaactgaactccctgatgttcaagctggttttagaaaaggcagaggaaccagagatcaaattgccaacatccgctggatcatggaaaaagcaagagagttccagaaaaacatctatttctgctttatggactatgccaaagcctttgactgtgtggatcacaataaactgtgggaaaaaaTGTAAGTATTGATACATAATTAGGGTGGTAAACCGTTGAAATGAAGTCCTGAGGGCTGCAGGGAAAATTGGTCCCCAAAGAGTCTCCAGAGAAGAAATGATGAAACCCTGATTGTTCCCATGGCTTGCCCAAGACCTACAGATTCGTAAGTGTTCAGATGAGCAAAAACTGTAAGATGGTTTCTCTTGAACTTGAAAGACaactgcattgggagtgtggagtcttagccactggaccaccagggagtccctgaAGAGTTTTCTTTGGCAAACAGTCTCATGGTCTAAGAGCTTcgctggtggcttagagggtaaagaatccatctgtgatGAAAGCGggaaacctgagttcgatccctggaagaTCAAACTGGaggaaggaagatcccctggagaaggtactGACAAcccactcttgtctggaaaatcccatggacagaggagcctggcaggctacagtccaggggtcgcaaagcatcagacatgacggagcaactaacactttgcttttgctttgctttttgctcAATTACTTACTAGTTGTGGACTTGGGGCAAATTACTCAACCTCTCCAAACTACAGTATCTTCAACTGTAGAATAGAGATAACAGTATCTCCTAGTGTTGTTATGAGGATCAAAAGATAATGTACGTAAATACATTAACGTGTCCTGACACAAGGCATGCAGCTCCTGGCATCACTATAATCATCTTTCACCTCTCTTAttttggagacggaaatggcaatccactccagtactcttgcctggaaaatcccatggatggagcagcctggtaggctacaatctatggggtcgcaaagagtcggacacgactgagcgacttcacctcacttcacctCTTATTTTAGTCGGTTTCTGACATAGCTAAACTCTAAAGGTTGAGGGCAAGCACCTTCGTTTGATTGATCTTCGTCTCGTCATTATGCCTAAGAGTGCACACAGTTGGCACTAATAAATGTCCTACTTTGTTTCTGATTCTTCCAAGGcaaaaaaggaaatttcaaacTGTGTCTCCCCACCCTCTAGCGCCAGAGAAAGGACCTACAACAAGTGGAGCAGCGGAGCAGCTGTGTCCATCTTAAAAGCATTCCGCGAGAGACAAAATTCCTTTGCCCCGTCTACTGCTGGAGCTGCTAATAAAGTTTGATTTGAATAAACGAGCCGCCAGACTTGACTTTAGCCTCAAGAACTTCTTCCTCCTTCAACACAGATTCTAAGCGCCTCGGAAGAGGCGGGGAGAAGCCCAAAGAGGCGGGACAGGAAGTGAGATCACGCTCCTCGGGGTGAAAGGTTAACGGAAgtgccctttcttcctttctgctgtAGTCCCGAGTGGTAGCTACCGGTgagtagtggtggtggttggggTTTCCAATCCGCCGCCATCCGAGGCCTAGGAGTCGAGTTGCGGGGTGGTGCGTGGTGCTTTCCCTTCTCCGGTCTCTGGCGGCTTCCTACCAGGTCCTGTTGTGCGAGCAGGGCCCGCAGGCAACCTGAACCGAGACGGCAGTGAGCGCAGCTGAAGTTCCGGGGCCCACAGCCTGAGCTGGCGGATTTCTGAGcgaccccttctccttcctctgcagAAATGGGCAAGTTCATGAAACCCGGGAAGGTGGTACTGGTCCTGGCCGGTCGCTACTCCGGACGCAAAGCGGTCATCGTGAAGGTACCAGCCCCCCGGGCCTGTGCGCCTTTATCCCGTGAATGGGCTGGGCTGGTGGGCAGCTTGAAATTCAAGACCCAGTTTGGGGTCATTACTCCGTGAGCATTGCGGGGCGGGGGGGTTGTGAATGCATGAGACCTTTTGAGAAAGAcgcaaaataaacaaacgggagtTCAGTTGGGTAGTTAACACCTAACGCTGTCCTCTGTCAGAGAGGCTTTTAATAATAGTGACGGCCAAGGTTTATGAACTCTTGCTTGGTCCGTGGCACTGTCTTATAGGTGTCGTCATGTCCAGTCCTTACCGTTACTGCAGGGTTGCTTTCTATTGCAGAGGTTTAGAGGTGTAGAGTTTCACCTGTGCCGCTGCAAGGGACTCcgtgaaaagaggagaaatttTTTCTAGTCCAAATGGTCACTTAGCATAACCTAGCTCTTCGGTGTTTGCTTTCTGCCTACGTCTCCAGCCTTTTATGACATTTCCCTAAGCTCTGGTCACCTATATCACTGTTTTTAACTGGGGTGCCCTTGgttctccttcctccatctcccACATCCTGTCTCTACCTCTGGAGGAGATTAAGAGTAAAGTCCTGAGAACTGGTGCTTGACATATAGCAATCACTAATTATAATTGTTCATTGTCGTTACAATTTAAGTCTTTTACTTCCCAGGCACCCTGCCTTCCCAGTGGGAAAGATACCTCCCTTTTCACTGTTACTCTTTGGGCATCTAGCATAGCACTTAGAATGTTTGCTGTGTGGTTTTTACGGTAATGGGTCTGAGAGGCCTAGGGACAGGGTTATTCTAGCACAGGGCCTAAATGGCTGGTAACATGTAATTCTTGCTCCTTCAGAACATTGATGACGGCACCTCAGACCGACCCTACAGCCATGCTCTAGTGGCTGGAATTGATCGCTATCCCCGCAAAGTGACAGCTGCCATGGGCAAGAAGAAAATCGCCAAGAGGTCAAAGATCAAGTCTTTTGTGAAAGTTTATAATTATAATCACCTCATGCCCACAAGGTGAGCATCTcaagaatggaaatgaaaatgacttctcttttccccttctctgcccTACTGAATAAGAGGACAACCTGGTGGCCACTGTAGTGTGGGGAGAGACATCATTTTGAATTTGTCATTGGCAGTGGTTTCCAGTATTGTCTCTCTTACTgttcactttgggcttccctggaggctcagaggttaaagcatctgcctgcggtgtgggaaacctgggttcgatccctgggtcgggaagatcccctggagaaggaaatggcaacccattccagtactcttgcctggagagtcccatggacggaggagcctggtgggctacagtccacggggtcgcaaagagtcggacacgactgagcgacttcactgttcactttcctGTGAAAACACTTCTGAAGTGTCTTCCCTGACTTGGCCAAGCTTAGGTGTTAAGGAGAGATTGTTCCATTTGTTTGCAGCCACAGTAAAACACAGGATCTGGCctgccctctttctctctcaaggATAATAGTATTATAGGATAGGGTTGTTGTGGGAAATTGAGAGAAGGAAGCATGAAGTTTTTCAGTGGTTTGAATCTGCGTAGATGATTTTGTTAAAATTGGATGTTTCCAGAAAATGTCATCGGGACTTTAGCCTGTGTTGATAACTCCTGTAGAGTCAGGCCGTAACATGCCAGTGtcccaggagtgggatggagGGGAGAGGGCCCTGGCGGCCTGTGGGCTGCTCCTACCTTCCTACCATTGTCCCCAGGTACTCTGTGGATATCCCCTTGGACAAAACTGTTGTCAACAAGGATGTCTTCAGAGACCCTGCTCTCAAACGCAAGGCCCGACGAGAGGCAAAGGTCAAGTTTGAGGAGAGGTAAGAAGGCTTTGGTAGTGAATGTTGGAGTGTGGTTTCACTGTCCTCCATGAAGACAGTTTTGTCTTCTGTGATTCCTGCtctcatttgtgtcttttttcttcccccctccAGATACAAGACTGGCAAGAACAAATGGTTCTTCCAGAAGCTGCGGTTTTAGGTCTGTCttagttaataaaaatattttaaaagtgtgcaTGTGTCTGCCTATTTCCTGTGTTATTAAACTGGAAAATGACATTGGTGCATGAGGGACTGTGGGAGAATGTAAAATAAAAGCTATGTCTGCTTTTATGAGACATGGGCTACTTCTGTCCTCAGCCTCATAATCCTTTAATGGTCTGACTGACGGGTAGAATGTGATACTGTCCTGTTCCCCCAGAAGAGCTATCTGGACAATTTTACGTGTGAACTTGTTTAAGCTTCCCTGGCTTCCACCCCGTTACATGTTTAGAgaaccct encodes:
- the RPL27 gene encoding large ribosomal subunit protein eL27; its protein translation is MGKFMKPGKVVLVLAGRYSGRKAVIVKNIDDGTSDRPYSHALVAGIDRYPRKVTAAMGKKKIAKRSKIKSFVKVYNYNHLMPTRYSVDIPLDKTVVNKDVFRDPALKRKARREAKVKFEERYKTGKNKWFFQKLRF